Proteins encoded together in one Riemerella anatipestifer window:
- a CDS encoding o-succinylbenzoate synthase, with amino-acid sequence MTASYNKYILNFKTPSGTSRGVLTTKETYFLEVTDGINKGLGECGLFRGLSYDDVPDYEEKLNWLCENIHLAPDVLREDLRHYPSIWIGYEQAMMNLVQDKDIYFPSGFTEGKDFIKINGLIWMGSVEFMQKQIEDKLSQGFDCIKLKIGVDWASERQIISELRHIYPKNQLEIRVDANGAFTVEEAKTVLQQLSDLEIHSIEQPIKAGQLEEMAKLCQNTPTPIALDEELIGVVQIEEKQKLLEKIKPQYIILKPSLVGGFSGTDEWINLAETLGVGWWITSALESNIGLNAIAQYTYTKQSKMPQGLGTGGLFTNNLETPIILNGDRLGFAKF; translated from the coding sequence ATGACGGCTAGTTATAATAAATATATACTCAATTTCAAAACACCCAGCGGTACTTCGCGGGGTGTTTTGACTACTAAGGAGACTTATTTTCTAGAGGTTACAGACGGCATAAACAAGGGATTAGGAGAGTGTGGTTTGTTTAGAGGGTTGAGTTATGATGATGTTCCTGATTATGAAGAAAAGCTGAATTGGTTGTGTGAAAATATACATCTAGCTCCTGATGTTTTGAGAGAGGATCTCCGTCATTATCCGTCTATATGGATAGGTTATGAGCAGGCAATGATGAACTTGGTTCAGGATAAGGATATTTACTTTCCATCGGGTTTTACAGAAGGTAAAGATTTTATCAAAATCAATGGGTTGATATGGATGGGGTCGGTAGAATTTATGCAAAAACAGATAGAAGATAAACTTTCTCAAGGTTTTGATTGTATTAAATTAAAAATAGGAGTTGATTGGGCTTCCGAGAGGCAAATTATTTCCGAGTTAAGGCATATTTATCCTAAAAATCAACTAGAAATAAGAGTAGATGCCAATGGAGCTTTTACAGTGGAAGAAGCGAAAACGGTATTACAACAACTTTCTGATTTAGAAATTCATTCTATTGAACAACCCATAAAGGCAGGGCAGTTAGAAGAAATGGCAAAGCTGTGTCAGAATACGCCTACGCCTATAGCTTTGGATGAAGAACTGATAGGCGTGGTGCAAATAGAAGAGAAGCAAAAATTACTAGAAAAAATAAAACCTCAATACATTATTTTGAAACCTTCTCTGGTAGGCGGTTTTTCTGGGACTGATGAATGGATAAATTTAGCGGAAACTTTAGGTGTAGGCTGGTGGATAACTTCTGCTTTAGAAAGTAATATCGGTCTTAATGCTATTGCCCAATACACTTATACTAAACAAAGTAAGATGCCTCAAGGTTTAGGGACAGGAGGTCTATTTACCAATAATCTAGAAACCCCTATTATTCTTAATGGAGATAGGTTAGGGTTTGCTAAGTTTTAG
- the fbp gene encoding class 1 fructose-bisphosphatase, with protein sequence MSQQPLQTLGEFIIDKQDDFQYSTGELSRLLSAIRLASKVVNREVNKAGIADIIGKAGNTNIQGEDQQKLDVLANDIFINALSQREVVCGIASEESDDFIEIKSGENGHLSKYVVLIDPLDGSSNIDVNVSVGTIFSIYRRVTEPGTPVQLEDFLQKGVNQVAAGYVVYGSSTMIVYTTGNGVNGFTLDPSLGTYYLSHPNMQFPKKGKIYSINEGNYIKFPQGVKDYLKYCQMEEGDRPYTSRYIGSLVSDFHRNMIKGGIYIYPSYSQAPNGKLRLLYECNPMAFLAEQAGGRASNGFQRILEIEPTELHQRVPFFCGSEEMVKKAEEFMSQAKDA encoded by the coding sequence ATGTCACAACAACCATTACAAACATTAGGAGAGTTTATAATTGATAAACAAGATGATTTTCAGTATTCTACGGGAGAGCTTTCTAGGCTTTTAAGTGCTATAAGGTTAGCCTCTAAAGTAGTGAACAGAGAAGTGAATAAAGCTGGGATTGCAGATATCATTGGTAAGGCAGGAAATACCAATATACAAGGGGAAGACCAGCAGAAACTAGATGTCTTGGCTAATGATATTTTCATCAATGCACTTTCTCAGAGAGAAGTGGTGTGTGGTATCGCTTCGGAAGAAAGTGATGATTTTATAGAAATAAAATCAGGTGAGAATGGGCATTTGAGTAAATATGTAGTGTTGATAGACCCTTTAGATGGATCGTCTAACATAGATGTTAATGTATCGGTAGGGACGATTTTCTCTATTTATAGAAGAGTTACAGAGCCAGGTACTCCTGTACAGCTAGAAGATTTTTTACAAAAAGGTGTTAATCAAGTGGCAGCAGGTTATGTAGTGTATGGTTCTTCTACAATGATTGTTTATACCACAGGGAACGGAGTTAATGGCTTTACATTAGACCCAAGTTTAGGTACTTATTATCTTTCTCACCCTAATATGCAGTTTCCTAAAAAAGGAAAAATATACTCTATAAATGAGGGTAATTATATTAAATTTCCGCAAGGGGTTAAAGATTATTTAAAATACTGCCAAATGGAAGAAGGGGACCGTCCTTACACTTCTCGTTATATAGGTTCTTTGGTTTCGGATTTTCATAGAAATATGATTAAAGGTGGAATTTATATTTATCCGTCTTACTCACAAGCTCCTAACGGGAAATTAAGGCTTTTGTATGAATGTAATCCGATGGCATTTTTAGCAGAACAAGCAGGAGGTAGAGCGTCTAATGGTTTTCAAAGAATTTTGGAGATAGAGCCTACAGAACTGCATCAAAGAGTGCCGTTTTTCTGTGGAAGCGAAGAAATGGTAAAAAAAGCGGAAGAGTTTATGTCTCAAGCTAAAGATGCTTAA
- a CDS encoding aspartate kinase — MKIFKFGGASVKDSESVKNVAFVLESQGFKECLLVVSAMGKTTNALEKVVEVYFQKGNYNEEIQKIKTSHIEIASGLFDKNHPVFDEISLFFDDVQAFLRRNKSPNYNFVYDQVVSCGEMISSKILSEYLNSRNFSNEWIDARDFIKTNDTYREGVVDWTETEANISQLNKEKCYVTQGFIGSDANNFTVTLGREGSDYSAAIFAYCLDANAMTIWKDVPGVMTGDPRKFKDVKLLSNISYEEAIEMAYYGASVIHPKTLQPLKQKNIPFFVKSFVEPQKAGTKVGISDENQREESFILKENQNLIKISTRDFSFIAEDHISFIFNLLSQLKIKVSLMQNSAISLALCLEDKFGKLDELNEALQANFKTEVSKNVSLFTIRNANMDKLDRLYEGKNILLEQIAKNTVQIVIL, encoded by the coding sequence ATGAAAATATTTAAGTTTGGGGGAGCCTCAGTAAAAGACTCCGAGAGTGTTAAAAATGTAGCTTTTGTACTAGAGAGCCAAGGCTTTAAAGAGTGCCTACTCGTAGTTTCTGCTATGGGTAAAACCACTAATGCTTTGGAGAAAGTTGTAGAAGTTTACTTCCAAAAAGGAAATTATAACGAAGAAATTCAGAAAATAAAAACATCACATATAGAAATAGCCTCTGGACTTTTTGATAAAAATCACCCTGTTTTTGATGAAATCTCACTATTTTTTGATGATGTACAAGCTTTTTTAAGAAGAAACAAATCACCTAACTACAATTTTGTGTATGACCAAGTAGTGAGTTGCGGGGAAATGATTTCTTCTAAAATCCTTAGCGAATACCTCAATTCTAGAAACTTTAGTAATGAATGGATTGACGCTAGAGATTTCATTAAAACCAACGATACTTACCGTGAGGGTGTAGTAGATTGGACAGAAACCGAAGCCAACATCTCTCAACTTAATAAAGAGAAATGCTATGTAACACAAGGATTCATTGGTTCTGACGCCAACAATTTCACTGTAACGCTAGGGCGTGAAGGCTCCGACTATTCCGCTGCGATTTTTGCATACTGCCTTGATGCTAATGCAATGACCATTTGGAAAGATGTACCTGGCGTTATGACGGGAGACCCTAGAAAGTTCAAAGATGTTAAATTGCTTTCTAACATTTCCTATGAAGAAGCCATAGAAATGGCATACTATGGAGCCTCTGTAATCCACCCAAAAACTTTGCAACCTTTAAAGCAAAAGAATATTCCGTTCTTTGTAAAATCTTTTGTAGAACCACAAAAAGCAGGTACTAAAGTAGGCATTTCAGACGAAAACCAAAGAGAAGAAAGTTTTATCCTTAAGGAAAATCAAAACTTAATTAAAATATCTACACGAGATTTTTCTTTCATCGCAGAAGACCATATTAGCTTTATTTTCAATCTTTTATCTCAACTAAAGATAAAAGTATCGTTGATGCAAAACTCTGCTATATCATTAGCTCTTTGTTTAGAGGATAAATTTGGGAAACTAGACGAACTTAACGAAGCTCTACAAGCTAATTTTAAAACAGAAGTTTCTAAAAATGTATCCTTATTTACTATAAGAAATGCCAACATGGATAAACTTGATAGACTGTACGAAGGGAAAAATATTCTATTAGAACAAATTGCTAAAAATACGGTTCAAATTGTAATTCTCTAG
- a CDS encoding lysophospholipid acyltransferase family protein → MSLISKKDLIKATGLDKVGFLKSPIASIIMRLTRINQVNALYDKIKHTEGKDFFKAFVKERNLKYIVFEEDLQKIPKTGPFILVANHPLGAIDGILMCKILTEIRPDFKIMGNFLLEKIEPMKPFVIPVNPFESRKEIRSSLQGMKATLKHLEEGGCVGIFPAGEVSNKNNSFAQIMDKEWEKPALKLMKKAKVPIVPMYFHAKNSKLFYAMSKIHPDLQTLMLPSEMMNKREKPIRVRIGKPVSVKTIEDCDSVEEMEHLLQKKICLMKTYYDKRQSLADLMKLPNLNLKIPNKSENVVQNIIDETPQEDLIKEIETLKSEGKMLFDSGNYEVFFSSYQEISSIMREIGRQRELTFRAVGEGSNLPFDLDEYDKHYHHLFLWDKEAQKLAGAYRMALGKEVMKKHGIKGFYTSSLFEFDQELQPFFRKVIEMGRAYISMEYQQKPFPLFLLWKGIVHVCLRNPDHKFLMGGVSISNKFSEFSKSLMIDFMRSHYYDSAVAQYIHPRNEFKIKLKERDKNLFFDGIDSDLGKLDKLIDDLEPEMRLPVLIKKYIKQNAKVISFNVDPNFNDAIDGLMYIRISDLPESTIKPVLEEMSEQLSSEEQKK, encoded by the coding sequence ATGAGTCTCATTTCTAAAAAGGATTTAATAAAAGCTACTGGTTTAGATAAAGTAGGATTTTTAAAATCTCCTATCGCTTCTATAATTATGCGTTTGACGAGGATTAATCAAGTTAATGCTCTCTATGACAAAATAAAACATACTGAGGGCAAAGACTTCTTTAAAGCTTTTGTTAAGGAAAGAAATTTAAAGTATATCGTCTTCGAGGAAGATTTACAAAAAATACCTAAAACAGGACCTTTCATATTAGTTGCTAATCACCCTCTAGGGGCGATAGACGGCATACTAATGTGTAAAATTTTAACCGAAATTCGTCCTGATTTTAAAATTATGGGCAATTTTCTCTTAGAGAAAATTGAACCTATGAAGCCTTTTGTAATTCCTGTAAATCCTTTTGAAAGCAGAAAAGAAATCCGTAGTAGTTTGCAAGGAATGAAAGCCACCTTAAAACATCTAGAAGAAGGCGGTTGCGTAGGTATATTCCCTGCGGGAGAGGTATCTAACAAAAATAACTCTTTTGCTCAAATCATGGATAAAGAATGGGAAAAACCAGCCCTTAAACTTATGAAAAAGGCTAAAGTCCCCATAGTCCCAATGTATTTTCATGCTAAAAATAGTAAACTTTTTTACGCAATGTCTAAAATACACCCTGATTTACAAACTCTAATGCTTCCATCTGAAATGATGAACAAAAGAGAAAAGCCTATTAGAGTAAGAATTGGGAAACCTGTTTCTGTAAAAACCATAGAAGACTGCGACTCTGTGGAGGAAATGGAGCATCTGCTACAAAAGAAAATTTGCCTTATGAAAACTTATTATGACAAAAGGCAATCGTTGGCAGATTTAATGAAACTCCCAAACCTCAATTTGAAAATTCCAAACAAGTCGGAAAATGTCGTTCAAAACATCATAGACGAAACACCTCAGGAAGACCTAATTAAGGAGATAGAAACCCTAAAAAGTGAAGGAAAAATGCTCTTTGATAGCGGAAACTATGAAGTCTTTTTCAGTTCTTATCAAGAGATATCTTCTATTATGAGAGAAATAGGTAGACAAAGAGAACTTACCTTTCGTGCAGTAGGAGAAGGCAGCAACCTTCCTTTCGATTTAGATGAATACGATAAGCATTATCATCATCTTTTCTTATGGGATAAAGAAGCCCAAAAACTCGCAGGTGCTTACAGAATGGCTCTAGGTAAAGAGGTAATGAAAAAACACGGTATTAAAGGTTTTTACACCAGCTCTCTTTTCGAGTTTGACCAAGAGCTACAACCATTCTTCCGAAAAGTAATAGAAATGGGGAGAGCTTATATCTCTATGGAGTATCAGCAAAAACCTTTCCCTCTATTTCTTCTTTGGAAAGGCATCGTGCATGTTTGTTTAAGAAACCCTGATCACAAATTCCTAATGGGTGGCGTAAGTATCAGCAACAAATTTTCGGAGTTTTCTAAATCACTTATGATAGACTTTATGCGTTCTCATTACTATGATTCCGCTGTTGCCCAATACATACACCCAAGAAATGAGTTTAAAATTAAACTAAAAGAAAGAGACAAAAATCTATTTTTTGATGGTATAGACTCAGATTTAGGAAAACTAGACAAACTCATTGACGATTTAGAACCAGAAATGAGGTTACCTGTATTGATAAAGAAGTACATTAAGCAAAATGCTAAAGTTATCTCCTTTAATGTAGACCCAAACTTTAATGATGCTATTGATGGATTGATGTATATTCGCATCAGCGACCTCCCTGAAAGCACTATTAAACCTGTATTGGAAGAAATGAGCGAACAACTAAGTTCCGAAGAGCAAAAAAAATAA
- a CDS encoding site-specific integrase — protein MNKKNDLFLLEINSKRLCNNMKTRFYLHDYLNSNGEKQIIFSVSISGKRKRIYTGYFCKPEEWNKKTQRLKHESNQHGPINLILDNIISKAIDIRTFFALSKKELTLEKFEREYFNATPSHDFNSFMISRINETIDNPNTKKKHKSIHKKLKEYKETIPFNVISLDFIYEYRRHLSRLGNCPTTINSNIKIIKQYLIDAQRKGVIFPFNIDEIKPGSTTGNRVSLTKEQVNKLKAFYFSEFIRDNWKLSLGYFLIACYTGLRVSDVLQLKRVNLYSETIPIKTVKNKKLLNIKLNNTARSIIEHSPNLFNQFYTEQTINKHLKEIAQNIGIKRKMTMHIGRHTFATAYIKAGGDVMYLQKLLGHSKLDTTLIYTHITEDDANETVFLLDD, from the coding sequence ATGAATAAGAAAAATGACCTATTTCTTTTGGAAATCAATTCTAAAAGACTGTGCAACAACATGAAAACTAGATTTTATCTTCACGACTATCTTAATAGTAATGGTGAAAAACAAATCATATTCTCCGTAAGCATCTCAGGAAAAAGAAAACGAATATACACTGGCTATTTCTGTAAGCCAGAAGAATGGAATAAAAAAACGCAACGCCTAAAACATGAGTCTAACCAGCACGGTCCAATAAATCTAATCCTAGATAACATTATTTCCAAAGCTATTGATATTAGAACATTTTTTGCTCTATCAAAAAAAGAATTAACCCTAGAAAAATTTGAAAGGGAATATTTCAATGCTACCCCTTCCCATGATTTTAATAGTTTTATGATCTCTAGAATAAATGAAACTATAGATAACCCTAATACCAAGAAAAAACATAAATCCATACATAAAAAACTTAAGGAGTATAAAGAGACCATTCCATTTAATGTAATTAGCTTAGATTTTATTTACGAATACAGAAGACACCTGTCTAGGCTAGGAAATTGTCCAACCACCATTAACTCAAACATCAAAATTATAAAGCAATATCTTATAGATGCCCAAAGGAAAGGGGTTATATTTCCTTTTAATATTGATGAAATAAAACCTGGTTCCACCACAGGTAATAGGGTTTCTCTTACCAAAGAACAGGTAAATAAATTGAAAGCTTTTTATTTTTCTGAATTTATACGAGATAACTGGAAGCTAAGTCTCGGGTATTTTTTAATTGCCTGTTATACGGGGCTTAGAGTTTCTGATGTTCTTCAGCTAAAAAGAGTTAATCTATATTCTGAAACAATCCCCATAAAAACAGTAAAAAATAAAAAACTATTAAACATAAAGCTTAATAATACTGCTAGAAGTATTATTGAACACTCCCCAAATTTATTTAATCAATTCTACACCGAACAAACTATAAATAAACATTTAAAAGAAATAGCTCAAAATATCGGCATCAAACGAAAAATGACAATGCATATTGGGAGACACACCTTTGCTACCGCTTATATAAAAGCAGGGGGTGATGTTATGTATCTTCAAAAACTTTTAGGACACAGTAAACTAGACACCACCCTCATATACACTCATATTACCGAAGATGACGCAAACGAGACTGTATTTCTGCTAGATGACTAA